Proteins encoded in a region of the Zunongwangia endophytica genome:
- a CDS encoding DUF3667 domain-containing protein, which translates to MKSKRSLIEYRGEECLNCGKPLEVEQKYCPNCGQLNSTKKLALGDFFSEFFSGLFAYDSRFIRTMNILLFKPGKISKDYIEGKRMRYVNPYRFFLTTSIIFFIIYGYDFSFEGMNLDQEPEEVARNLEEFNEKNNTNIEVEFENPFQNLDSIINTNSKNNLKEEENYKDHLITEQELDTMSFMDALDAKSKLFSSYFEETKNNVPVDAVTKLDLKNSGYNHWLYKKVVDYNLVKQNPQLFINYLISKLPFIIFAFLPIFSLFLSLLYIRSKYNYMEHLTFAFHTQSMCFILYSIALIIDLITGDSFGVNFAHLIFIGYLFQGLRKFYQQGKLKTTVKFVILNIIFFTLALIVGLISIFGSFAVF; encoded by the coding sequence ATGAAATCTAAGCGATCTTTAATTGAGTATCGCGGTGAGGAATGTCTTAACTGCGGAAAACCTTTAGAAGTAGAACAAAAATACTGTCCCAATTGCGGACAATTAAATTCTACAAAAAAGTTAGCCCTTGGTGATTTCTTCTCAGAGTTCTTTTCGGGATTGTTTGCCTACGATTCCAGGTTTATAAGAACGATGAACATACTTCTATTTAAACCCGGAAAGATTTCCAAAGATTATATTGAAGGTAAGCGTATGCGTTACGTAAACCCCTATAGATTCTTTTTAACTACCTCTATCATCTTTTTTATTATCTACGGATACGATTTTTCTTTTGAAGGAATGAATTTAGATCAGGAACCTGAAGAAGTCGCTAGAAACCTGGAAGAGTTTAATGAGAAAAATAATACAAATATTGAAGTTGAATTTGAAAATCCTTTTCAAAATCTTGATTCAATCATCAATACCAATTCTAAGAACAACTTAAAAGAAGAAGAAAACTATAAAGATCACCTTATTACCGAGCAAGAATTGGATACCATGTCTTTTATGGATGCTTTAGATGCAAAATCTAAGCTCTTTAGTTCCTATTTCGAAGAAACAAAGAACAATGTCCCGGTCGATGCCGTTACAAAACTTGATCTTAAGAATTCTGGATACAATCACTGGCTTTACAAGAAAGTAGTCGATTATAATTTGGTAAAACAAAACCCGCAATTGTTTATCAATTATTTAATTAGTAAACTTCCGTTTATCATTTTTGCTTTCTTACCTATCTTTTCTCTTTTTTTAAGCTTGTTGTATATTCGTTCTAAGTACAATTACATGGAGCACCTCACTTTTGCATTTCACACGCAAAGCATGTGTTTTATTTTGTACAGCATTGCTTTAATTATAGATTTGATTACCGGGGATAGCTTCGGAGTGAATTTTGCGCATCTTATTTTTATAGGGTATTTATTTCAGGGATTACGTAAATTCTATCAACAGGGAAAACTAAAAACCACTGTTAAATTTGTGATTCTCAACATTATATTTTTTACCTTAGCCTTAATTGTAGGGCTAATCTCGATATTCGGCTCTTTTGCAGTTTTTTAA
- a CDS encoding DUF5103 domain-containing protein — protein MKRLIFLIFSVVSTIPMFSQIAEETIPPNFIRTIRLFGDSNGTKGNPAISINGMLNLTFDDIIGDEADYYYRIEHFDYNWKPTQLSKNEYLDGLDDIRIMNYKNSYNTLQPYSHYQLQIPNQYTKALKVSGNYMIQIYNENDELVFSRKFMIYENKVTVAAAIKRARDLNYINTKQVVNFSINSPNLLLRNPNETVKPIIIQNYNLKNAIKDIEPQYTVGNELIYRYDLPLSFWGGNEYLQFDTKDLRATTADIAKIDIDQLYHHYLNMDLSRESTPYTYNPDINGDFVIRQLNADNSNIEAEYTWIHFTLKNYEPIKGGTLHIFGNFNNFTPDNSTALHYNEETGYYETARLFKQGFYNYKYVLVNDDDSIDEGFISGNYDETENEYTVLVYYREIGGRYDRIIGLGSANSKNISN, from the coding sequence ATGAAGCGATTAATTTTTCTTATTTTCAGTGTTGTTTCTACTATTCCTATGTTTAGCCAAATAGCAGAAGAAACAATACCTCCCAACTTTATAAGAACCATTCGATTATTTGGTGACTCTAACGGCACCAAGGGAAATCCTGCTATCTCGATCAACGGAATGTTAAATTTAACATTTGATGACATTATCGGAGACGAGGCCGATTACTATTATCGTATCGAACATTTTGACTATAACTGGAAACCTACACAGCTTTCTAAAAATGAATATTTGGATGGTTTGGACGATATTAGAATAATGAATTATAAGAATTCGTATAATACACTTCAACCCTACTCGCACTACCAATTACAGATTCCCAATCAGTACACCAAGGCGCTGAAAGTTTCAGGAAATTATATGATTCAAATTTATAATGAAAATGATGAATTAGTATTTTCCAGAAAGTTTATGATCTACGAAAATAAAGTGACCGTAGCTGCCGCCATAAAACGTGCTCGAGATCTTAATTATATCAATACCAAACAGGTAGTGAATTTCAGTATTAATTCTCCTAATTTATTACTTCGGAATCCTAATGAAACCGTAAAGCCTATCATCATTCAGAATTATAATTTAAAAAATGCCATCAAAGATATCGAACCTCAATACACTGTTGGTAATGAGCTCATTTATCGATATGACTTACCACTATCTTTTTGGGGCGGTAACGAATATCTTCAATTCGACACCAAAGATTTGCGCGCAACTACAGCAGATATTGCTAAAATAGATATAGATCAGCTTTATCACCATTATTTAAACATGGATTTATCCCGAGAAAGCACGCCATATACTTACAATCCTGATATTAACGGGGATTTTGTAATTAGACAATTAAATGCTGATAATTCTAATATCGAAGCAGAATACACGTGGATTCACTTCACTTTAAAAAATTATGAGCCAATAAAGGGCGGGACACTACATATTTTCGGAAATTTTAATAATTTCACCCCAGATAATAGCACCGCTCTTCATTATAACGAAGAAACCGGGTATTACGAAACTGCACGATTATTCAAACAAGGATTTTACAATTATAAATATGTACTTGTAAATGATGACGATAGCATTGATGAAGGTTTTATTAGCGGCAATTATGACGAAACTGAAAATGAATACACCGTATTAGTCTATTATCGTGAAATTGGAGGAAGATATGATAGAATCATAGGCCTGGGAAGCGCAAACTCCAAAAATATTAGCAACTAA